A window of Zingiber officinale cultivar Zhangliang chromosome 5A, Zo_v1.1, whole genome shotgun sequence contains these coding sequences:
- the LOC121979822 gene encoding uncharacterized protein LOC121979822, producing the protein MDLQKEHRERELMRVEGLVITIALLLVVAYILNLYRCRSSFLKYALHAFDAISGSLVTYTIGSMQQMTFAQKDFNWLWVALLLVLTDSVCHADFEQNRVSRLKYELLKIMDSVYTGILYTTSDRQILPAIWTILLLHVVKLLFRMWVFQLADQSYRHGQNSRLVADYMSYEHELSSSEKPDPITMSGYKYLVYGEAKPENKLQPAPSDYRIELRVANEKRLITLEKVWQCRGSLLTTGDPESRLKDLCLSFVLHKLIRRKFDDLHPLPEPDHEKAHQLLLDGLLLPGQDYRRVFRVIEVELAFLNDYFHTLFPVILVTRFILFISLLVFVTFCSCCWLLVSISRDMDNRNFVYHIITIYLFAIVIVKEVFRISSLVFSDWTKLLLLSKYVQYPSWQRSPATETVVKFLCSRKLVKHWHNKIGQYHILKSFNYEPKTMNFMDCMRLSMKDEELSGAKEGRKITLPEEAKMAIFESLQAQRDKIRNGEPLSNGVLSLQRNQVKKLLSWSCKLKTDAHTILVWHIATALCELDFFRHYNVDATHSRTHEYLIRMKKWMGTSSSGSVQKDDRKNPDKDLKSNYVVASSMSQYCAYLLVFRPQLLREHRLVVRFIFEKTIKKAQETFEGCCNSEQMYDRMMDLAKEVVEEKEEEDEVTDTLKLSAKLGWTLITMIEDEATRWKVLAEFWAEMIIYLAPCDNKNGHASFLESGGEFLTHIWALLHHAGIDKVSGHGHYSRVPEKEQPFFPSDIQGLRFHQSDRGTDELHGVYSSHQNSDDNV; encoded by the coding sequence ATGGATTTGCAGAAGGAGCACAGAGAAAGAGAGCTGATGAGAGTCGAGGGCCTGGTGATCACCATCGCCCTGCTGCTGGTGGTGGCCTACATACTGAACCTGTACCGGTGCCGCAGTAGCTTCCTCAAGTACGCCCTCCACGCCTTCGACGCCATCTCCGGCTCCCTGGTCACGTACACCATCGGCTCGATGCAGCAAATGACCTTCGCGCAAAAGGATTTCAACTGGCTCTGGGTGGCGCTCCTCCTCGTCCTCACCGACAGCGTTTGCCATGCCGATTTCGAGCAGAACAGGGTGAGCAGGTTGAAGTACGAGCTCCTCAAGATCATGGACTCTGTCTACACCGGCATTCTCTACACCACCAGCGACCGCCAGATTCTGCCGGCCATCTGGACGATACTGCTGTTGCACGTGGTGAAGCTCCTGTTCAGGATGTGGGTGTTTCAGCTGGCCGATCAGTCTTACCGGCACGGTCAGAACTCGCGGCTGGTCGCTGACTACATGAGCTACGAGCACGAATTGAGCAGCTCTGAGAAGCCAGATCCGATCACCATGAGCGGCTACAAGTACTTGGTCTACGGCGAAGCCAAACCGGAGAACAAGCTGCAGCCTGCGCCATCAGATTACCGGATCGAGCTGAGGGTAGCTAATGAGAAGAGACTGATCACCCTGGAGAAGGTTTGGCAGTGCCGGGGAAGCCTGCTCACGACCGGCGATCCAGAGAGCAGGCTCAAAGATCTGTGTCTCTCCTTTGTGCTCCACAAGTTGATCCGGCGAAAATTCGACGACCTGCACCCGCTGCCGGAGCCCGATCATGAAAAGGCCCATCAGTTGCTTCTCGACGGGCTGCTCTTGCCCGGCCAGGACTACAGAAGAGTGTTCAGGGTGATCGAGGTAGAACTAGCATTCTTGAATGATTACTTCCACACTTTGTTCCCTGTGATCTTGGTCACCAGATTCATACTTTTCATCAGCCTTCTCGTGTTCGTCACCTTTTGCTCATGTTGTTGGCTTCTAGTGTCGATAAGCAGAGACATGGATAACAGGAACTTTGTTTATCATATCATTACCATTTACCTTTTTGCGATAGTCATAGTGAAGGAGGTCTTCAGGATTAGTAGCTTGGTATTCTCCGACTGGACCAAGTTGTTGCTGCTGTCCAAGTATGTGCAGTACCCTTCATGGCAGAGGAGCCCTGCAACAGAGACGGTAGTGAAGTTTCTGTGCAGTCGGAAACTCGTGAAGCATTGGCATAACAAGATTGGCCAGTACCATATTCTCAAATCATTTAACTATGAGCCGAAGACGATGAACTTCATGGATTGTATGAGACTGAGTATGAAGGACGAGGAACTAAGTGGAGCAAAAGAGGGCCGCAAAATCACATTGCCTGAGGAAGCCAAGATGGCCATCTTCGAGTCCCTCCAAGCTCAAAGAGACAAGATCAGGAACGGCGAGCCGTTGAGCAATGGTGTGCTTTCGTTGCAGAGGAATCAGGTGAAGAAGCTGTTGTCATGGTCGTGCAAGCTCAAAACAGATGCACACACCATCTTGGTATGGCACATAGCTACTGCTCTTTGTGAACTGGATTTTTTTCGTCATTACAATGTTGATGCGACTCATAGTAGAACGCATGAATACCTTATTCGTATGAAAAAGTGGATGGGCACTTCATCGAGCGGATCCGTGCAAAAGGATGACAGGAAGAACCCTGATAAAGATCTGAAGTCAAATTATGTTGTTGCTTCGAGCATGTCACAATACTGTGCATACTTGCTAGTCTTCCGACCTCAGCTGCTGCGTGAGCATCGTTTGGTTGTGAGGTTCATATTCGAGAAAACAATAAAAAAGGCTCAGGAAACCTTTGAGGGTTGCTGTAATTCTGAGCAGATGTATGACAGGATGATGGACTTGGCCAAGGAAGTcgtggaggagaaggaagaagaagacgaagtcACAGACACCTTGAAGCTGAGCGCAAAGCTTGGTTGGACATTGATCACAATGATAGAGGATGAAGCAACTCGTTGGAAGGTGTTGGCCGAATTCTGGGCTGAGATGATTATATACTTGGCTCCTTGCGATAATAAAAATGGGCATGCCTCATTTTTAGAAAGCGGCGGTGAGTTCTTGACACATATTTGGGCTTTGCTCCATCATGCAGGCATTGACAAAGTATCGGGGCATGGGCATTACTCCCGTGTTCCTGAGAAGGAACAACCTTTTTTTCCCTCTGATATACAGGGTCTGAGGTTTCATCAATCTGACAGAGGCACTGATGAACTCCATGGTGTTTATAGTTCTCATCAGAATAGCGATGACAATGTTTAA